The genomic interval GTTTTTCACTCTGCGGAAAAGGCCTTCACACAGGACTTAGTCTCACAGTAACATTCAACCCCGCTCCTGAGAACCACGGCTACAAGATACAGCGCATAGACCTTGAGGGTATGCCCATCATCGACGGCGTAGCAGAAAACGTGGTTGACACTCAGCGCGGCACCGTGCTTGCCAAGGGCGACGCAAAGGTATCGACTGTTGAGCACGCTCTCTCAGCACTCTACGCTCTGGGAGTTGACAACTGTCTCATTCAGGTAAACGGTCCTGAGTTCCCAATCCTTGACGGCAGCGCCATCAAGTATGTGGAGAAGATCAACGAGATAGGCACTGAAGAGCAGAACGCTCCAAAAGACTACTATGTCATTCGCAAGAAGATTGAGGTGAAGGACGAAGAGACCGGTTCTTGCATCACCATACTGCCAGACGAGGAGTTCTCGCTGACAGCCATGTGCTCATTCCAGTCGAAGTTCATAAACAGCCAGTTCGCAACACTCGACGACCAGTCGAAGTTCGCTGAGGAGATTGCGCCCGCGCGTACCTTTGTATTCGTAAGAGATATTGAGCCACTGCTTCAGGCAAACCTCATCAAGGGTGGTGACCTCGACAACGCCATCGTAATGTATGAGCGTCAGATATCACAGGAGCAGCTGGACAAGCTGGCAGACATGATAGGTGTGGAGCACCGTGACGCCACAGAGCTGGGATATATTCAGCACAAGCCCCTCGTATGGGAGAACGAGTGCACACGTCACAAGCTGCTGGACATCATAGGCGACATGGCGCTGATAGGCAAGCCCATCAAGGGACGTATCATTGCCACACGCCCTGGTCACACCATCAATAACAAGTTTGCACGCCAGATGCGCGCAGAGATTCGTAAGCACGAGATTCAGGCTCCTGCCTACGATCCAAACGAGGAGCCGATAATGGACGTTAACCGCATACGCGAGCTGCTGCCCCACCGCTACCCCATGCAGTTGGTAGATAAGGTGATAGCTCTTGGTCCCACAAGCATCGTTGGTGTGAAGAACATCACCGCTAACGAGCCATTCTTCCAGGGACACTTCCCACAGGAGCCAGTGATGCCCGGCGTGCTTCAGGTAGAGGCAATGGCACAATGCGGTGGTCTGCTCATTCTGAACACACTCGACGAGCCAGAGCGCTACTCTACATACTTCATGAAGATTGACGGAGTGAAGTTCCGTCAGAAGGTGGTTCCTGGCGACACGCTGCTCTTCAAGGTTGAACTGCTTGCTCCACTGCGCCACGGCATCTCTTCGATGAAGGGATATGTCTTCGTGGGCGACAAGGTTGTGTCAGAGGCTACATTCTCAGCACAGATTATCAAGAACAAATAATAAGGACTAACAGACTGTAATATATGAACCAGATTCATCCAATGGCCATTGTTGATCCAGAGGCAAAACTCGGTGACAACAATTTCATCGGTCCATTCTGCGTGATAAACAAAGATGTAGTAATCGGTGACAACAACAAGTTCGTGAACAGTGTAACCGTACACGACGGAGCACGCATAGGCAACGGCAACGAGTTCTTCCCAGGAGCAAGCATCGCCACAAAGCCACAAGACCTGAAGTTCAAGGGTGAGATAACCACAGCAGAGATTGGCGACAACAACTCTATTCGCGAGAATGTTACCATCAGCCGCGGCACTGCCTCGAAGGGCAAGACCGTGGTAGGCTCTGGCAACCTGCTCATGGAGAACATGCACGTGGCTCACGACTGTGTCATCGGCAACGGATGTATCATTGGCAACTCAACTAAGTTTGCCGGCGAGGTAGTGGTACACGACAACGCCATCATCTCAGCCGAGGTGCTCATCCACCAGTTCAACAACATAGGCGGCTATGTGATGATTCAGGGCGGCACACGCTCAAGTCAGGACATTCCTCCTTATGTCATCGCTGGCAAGGAGCCTGTACGCTTCGCTGGTGTGAATCTCATAGGTCTGCGCCGTCGCGGATTCAGCAACGAGACAATAGAACAGATCCACGACGCCTATCGCATCATCTATGCAAGTGCAGTGCTCAAAGACGGTATCACCGAGGCACGCGCCAAGTATCCTGACTCAAAGGAAGTGGAGTACATCTGCTCATTCATAGAGAACTCAAAGCGAGGAATCATCCGTTAAGGCTACGAAAACACTTATCGTCATAACAGGACCCACAGCTGTCGGAAAGACAGAGCTTTGTCTTGACATAGCACAGCATTTCGGCATTCCTATCATCAATGCCGACTCACGACAGATTTACAGGGAACTGAAGATTGGCACTGCCGCACCTACCGAAGAACAACTTCGGCGGGTGCGACATTTTTTTGTAGGTTCACTGAGCATAGACGACTACTACAGCGCATCGAACTAT from Prevotella sp. E13-27 carries:
- a CDS encoding bifunctional UDP-3-O-[3-hydroxymyristoyl] N-acetylglucosamine deacetylase/3-hydroxyacyl-ACP dehydratase → MMKQKTLKGSFSLCGKGLHTGLSLTVTFNPAPENHGYKIQRIDLEGMPIIDGVAENVVDTQRGTVLAKGDAKVSTVEHALSALYALGVDNCLIQVNGPEFPILDGSAIKYVEKINEIGTEEQNAPKDYYVIRKKIEVKDEETGSCITILPDEEFSLTAMCSFQSKFINSQFATLDDQSKFAEEIAPARTFVFVRDIEPLLQANLIKGGDLDNAIVMYERQISQEQLDKLADMIGVEHRDATELGYIQHKPLVWENECTRHKLLDIIGDMALIGKPIKGRIIATRPGHTINNKFARQMRAEIRKHEIQAPAYDPNEEPIMDVNRIRELLPHRYPMQLVDKVIALGPTSIVGVKNITANEPFFQGHFPQEPVMPGVLQVEAMAQCGGLLILNTLDEPERYSTYFMKIDGVKFRQKVVPGDTLLFKVELLAPLRHGISSMKGYVFVGDKVVSEATFSAQIIKNK
- the lpxA gene encoding acyl-ACP--UDP-N-acetylglucosamine O-acyltransferase: MNQIHPMAIVDPEAKLGDNNFIGPFCVINKDVVIGDNNKFVNSVTVHDGARIGNGNEFFPGASIATKPQDLKFKGEITTAEIGDNNSIRENVTISRGTASKGKTVVGSGNLLMENMHVAHDCVIGNGCIIGNSTKFAGEVVVHDNAIISAEVLIHQFNNIGGYVMIQGGTRSSQDIPPYVIAGKEPVRFAGVNLIGLRRRGFSNETIEQIHDAYRIIYASAVLKDGITEARAKYPDSKEVEYICSFIENSKRGIIR